From the Streptomyces syringium genome, one window contains:
- a CDS encoding Hsp70 family protein, protein MTTDTDRPGPVYGIDFGTWSSALVVLRRGHPPLPVRDPVSPYGTTSVRSAVCLLPDRSMVVGQAAQNSRLRHPERFRSGFKQEFGQPSPHLLGDRRFSTAQLTTEVLGFLVRQARRAAPTAPARVVITVPATWESGRRELMKTAARAAGLAPETIEVYSEPVAAAVYALHDHDPDRERTLLVYDLGGGSFHLAIARGTTEGLTVLGSPGGLPDSGGIAIDQAVLALVRDRCPRAVDDLRAAATGTDDPAVLRRATLLHEACTAFKHQLSVSSEHSDLLTMLDPPVEITLTRADLRDAVRPLLSDTVAECERVLAAHGLDWGDLDLIVPVGGSSRLPMVGDHLARHTRRPVLDVFEPELAVATGAAWLAGGTAPVRVRTSPALPSPAPRSRPLPPRIAALLDAGLTDRMVIEAVRRART, encoded by the coding sequence ATGACCACCGATACCGACCGGCCCGGCCCGGTCTACGGAATCGACTTCGGCACCTGGTCCTCGGCGCTGGTCGTGCTGCGCCGGGGCCACCCGCCGCTGCCGGTGCGCGACCCCGTGAGCCCGTACGGCACCACATCCGTGCGCAGCGCCGTCTGTCTGCTGCCCGACCGGTCCATGGTGGTCGGGCAGGCCGCGCAGAACTCGAGGCTGCGCCACCCGGAGCGCTTCCGGTCGGGGTTCAAGCAGGAGTTCGGCCAGCCGTCCCCGCACCTGCTCGGCGACCGACGCTTCAGTACCGCCCAGCTGACGACGGAGGTCCTCGGCTTCCTCGTCCGGCAGGCCCGGCGCGCCGCCCCCACCGCCCCCGCCCGCGTCGTGATCACCGTGCCCGCCACCTGGGAGAGCGGCCGGCGCGAGCTGATGAAGACAGCGGCCCGCGCCGCGGGCCTCGCCCCGGAGACCATCGAGGTGTACAGCGAACCCGTGGCCGCGGCCGTGTACGCCCTGCACGACCACGACCCGGACAGGGAGCGCACCCTCCTCGTCTACGACCTCGGCGGCGGCTCCTTCCATCTGGCCATCGCGCGGGGGACCACGGAGGGCCTCACCGTCCTCGGCTCGCCCGGGGGCCTGCCCGACTCCGGCGGCATCGCCATCGACCAGGCCGTACTCGCCCTGGTCCGCGACCGCTGCCCGCGGGCCGTGGACGACCTGCGGGCAGCGGCCACCGGAACGGACGATCCCGCGGTGCTGCGCCGCGCGACCCTCCTCCACGAGGCGTGCACCGCTTTCAAGCACCAACTGTCGGTCTCCTCCGAGCACTCCGACCTGCTGACCATGCTGGACCCGCCCGTCGAGATCACCCTGACCCGGGCCGACCTGCGGGACGCCGTCCGCCCGCTGCTGTCGGACACCGTCGCCGAGTGCGAGCGGGTACTGGCCGCCCACGGCCTCGACTGGGGCGACCTCGACCTGATCGTCCCCGTGGGCGGCAGCTCCCGTCTGCCCATGGTCGGCGACCACCTCGCACGGCATACGCGACGACCGGTGCTCGACGTCTTCGAGCCGGAGCTCGCGGTGGCCACCGGCGCCGCGTGGCTGGCCGGGGGCACCGCCCCCGTACGCGTGAGGACCTCGCCGGCGCTCCCGTCGCCCGCGCCCCGTTCCCGTCCGCTGCCGCCCCGGATCGCGGCCCTGCTGGACGCCGGACTGACCGACCGCATGGTGATCGAGGCGGTGCGCCGTGCCCGCACCTGA
- a CDS encoding PP2C family serine/threonine-protein phosphatase encodes MGRLSDGGGDEVSGVVGTGRSAAAAWRVHGLSVRGYRHVQQGLPCQDAWGQACAGPPGARITVLAVADGAGSRPRSEEGAHLAIRLATSVFGRHLASFATAPDGPGEPGEPGGPGEPGEGNTLARLQRDAFREVRDSFLDDTRELAGGRGGPADFATTLTVLALGPGWVGHTSLGDGFAVLRAGETDGAPQFHLLPQPEPPGEYGNETTFLSSPDAVARVRIDCVRDDEVDGVLLSTDGLAQAALSTADGPGGPVPNRSFATSVLRALDRPGPDPQADADDLGALLRSHRLTALNADDKTLVRAVRGARQDWGRGLL; translated from the coding sequence GTGGGACGACTGAGCGACGGAGGCGGGGACGAGGTGTCGGGGGTGGTGGGAACGGGGCGTTCCGCAGCGGCGGCGTGGCGGGTGCACGGCCTGAGCGTGCGCGGATACCGGCACGTGCAGCAGGGGCTGCCCTGTCAGGACGCCTGGGGGCAGGCGTGCGCGGGCCCGCCCGGTGCCCGGATCACCGTGCTGGCCGTGGCCGACGGGGCCGGCAGCAGGCCCCGGTCCGAAGAGGGCGCACACCTCGCGATCCGGCTCGCCACCTCGGTGTTCGGGAGGCATCTCGCCTCCTTCGCGACGGCGCCGGACGGGCCGGGCGAGCCGGGGGAGCCGGGCGGGCCGGGGGAGCCGGGTGAGGGGAATACCCTCGCCCGGCTCCAGCGGGATGCCTTCCGGGAGGTGAGGGACAGCTTCCTCGACGACACCCGGGAGCTGGCCGGGGGCAGGGGCGGACCGGCGGACTTCGCCACCACCCTCACCGTGCTGGCGCTCGGCCCCGGCTGGGTGGGTCACACCTCCCTGGGGGATGGATTCGCGGTGCTGCGCGCCGGTGAGACGGACGGCGCACCGCAGTTCCACCTCCTGCCGCAGCCGGAGCCACCGGGGGAGTACGGCAACGAGACGACGTTTCTCAGCTCGCCGGACGCCGTGGCGCGGGTACGGATCGACTGCGTCCGCGACGACGAGGTCGACGGTGTGCTGCTGTCCACGGACGGTCTGGCGCAGGCGGCCCTGTCCACCGCGGACGGACCGGGAGGGCCGGTGCCCAACCGGTCGTTCGCCACCTCCGTGCTGCGTGCGCTGGACCGGCCGGGGCCGGACCCGCAGGCCGACGCCGACGACCTGGGGGCACTGTTGCGCTCGCACCGGCTCACCGCGCTCAACGCCGACGACAAGACGCTCGTCCGGGCCGTACGCGGAGCCCGGCAGGACTGGGGGAGGGGCCTGTTGTGA
- a CDS encoding O-acetyl-ADP-ribose deacetylase, which translates to MTTITFVRGDITEQHVDAIVNAANSSLLGGGGVDGAIHRAGGPDILNACRDLRASHYGKGLATGRAVATTAGRLPAQWVIHTVGPVFSAEEDRSGLLASCYRESLRVADELGAKTVAFPAVSTGIFRWPMDDAARIAVETVRTTDTSVDEVRFVLFDETAYAAFAAQGN; encoded by the coding sequence ATGACCACCATCACCTTCGTGCGGGGCGACATCACCGAGCAGCACGTGGACGCCATCGTCAACGCGGCGAACTCCTCCCTCCTCGGCGGCGGGGGCGTCGACGGCGCCATCCACCGCGCGGGCGGCCCGGACATCCTCAACGCCTGCCGGGACCTGCGCGCCTCCCACTACGGCAAGGGCCTCGCCACCGGCCGGGCCGTCGCCACGACGGCGGGCCGCCTCCCGGCCCAATGGGTCATCCACACGGTGGGCCCGGTGTTCTCCGCAGAGGAGGACCGCTCGGGGCTGCTTGCCTCCTGCTACCGCGAATCGCTACGGGTCGCCGACGAGCTGGGCGCGAAGACGGTCGCCTTCCCCGCCGTCTCGACCGGCATCTTCCGCTGGCCGATGGACGACGCGGCACGCATCGCCGTCGAGACGGTGCGGACCACGGACACCTCCGTGGACGAGGTCCGCTTCGTCCTCTTCGACGAGACCGCGTACGCGGCCTTCGCCGCACAGGGGAACTGA
- a CDS encoding nucleotide exchange factor GrpE, with protein MTHEQRTGPVRPPTPPHPDRPPTAAHDSLAELSARCAAWLGAERDRIEGELRAAYGKPPGTAVKEQHPAPDSVPPAAVPLIELLDRLAGLAGDPPAADGPVLDRVRRGVVAALTASGVTPVEDTGPVDPARHHVVATRDDPSGLLSDRIAETVRPGYLWRDVLLRPQEVVSYVPYVGPRPPRAEAERGRRDAR; from the coding sequence ATGACACACGAGCAGAGGACCGGGCCCGTGCGACCGCCGACACCACCGCATCCCGACCGGCCGCCGACGGCGGCCCACGACTCCCTGGCGGAGCTCTCCGCCAGGTGCGCCGCGTGGCTCGGCGCCGAGCGGGACCGGATCGAGGGCGAACTGCGCGCCGCGTACGGGAAGCCGCCGGGCACGGCGGTCAAGGAGCAGCATCCGGCCCCGGACTCCGTGCCGCCCGCGGCGGTGCCGCTCATCGAGCTGCTGGACCGGCTGGCCGGACTGGCCGGCGACCCGCCGGCGGCGGACGGGCCCGTACTGGACCGGGTGCGCCGGGGCGTCGTGGCCGCGCTGACCGCTTCCGGTGTCACCCCGGTCGAGGACACCGGCCCCGTGGACCCCGCCCGCCACCATGTGGTGGCCACCCGCGACGACCCCTCCGGGCTGCTGAGCGACCGCATCGCGGAGACGGTCCGCCCCGGCTACCTCTGGCGGGACGTACTACTGCGGCCCCAGGAGGTCGTCTCCTACGTGCCGTACGTGGGCCCCCGGCCCCCGCGAGCCGAAGCCGAGCGCGGAAGGCGGGACGCGCGATGA
- a CDS encoding dynamin family protein, producing the protein MNHSVRDNAFGRLRADVLAAFPRLTEELSDELGPRGRERLEQSRSRLERGTCHVVVGGEFKHGKSTLLNALVERPGLFPVDADVATNVVCTLAWGPRERARVHLGDPAPADRAGRHTEIDLADLGAYVTEQGNPRNHKRVRLVEVRAPVPRLESGLVLVDTPGVGSVDPEHTAATRSFLDRADGLVFACDALDPLTTYELDFLDEALKACDVVIVAVTKTDKVRDASPLVDDAREKIAARTGRPAGSLVVVPVSAFRKLTWLRHRQRAADGEGGRTDDRLLAASGFPELDHALWGGLATAAGADQLRRALDGLADALATAGSPTANELAALESDESLRRLRHDIAGTTARIERLTAGGAEWRTELRQRFELDNRRTRTGLQEAFDAVSRRYQEAVAGGCDPGSEELAGEVAAGMLHALTEAHERLATVAVTLMREFAERTSLRLTPPEVPPPPFTPAVTVPTVPLGVRPARAFDLLRSGWSTGMAGLGAGGLVGFVEPVTGFTVAACLGVTGVVQGIRNHREDLRERAERERAARLLHLVSQEIAANRRHATEAFRQAYGDTAQTLTQELGAQLAAQRESLAESGRRLQEATSRTEEQLAGRRGELLARHQRHRLMQGELDRLRSRIEQSATPPPRLPPRPPARQPTCPADRPRDTADSPDSSPGSPDLSPDPHGLFDPGQFDAP; encoded by the coding sequence GTGAACCACAGCGTGCGCGACAACGCCTTCGGCCGGCTGCGCGCCGACGTGCTGGCCGCCTTCCCCCGGCTCACCGAGGAACTCTCCGACGAACTGGGCCCCCGCGGGCGGGAGCGGCTGGAGCAGTCCCGGTCCCGGCTGGAGCGGGGCACCTGCCACGTGGTCGTCGGCGGCGAGTTCAAACACGGGAAGTCCACCCTGCTCAACGCCCTCGTGGAGCGGCCGGGGCTGTTCCCCGTCGACGCCGACGTGGCCACGAACGTGGTCTGCACCCTCGCCTGGGGACCGCGGGAGCGCGCCCGGGTCCACCTCGGCGACCCGGCCCCGGCCGACCGCGCCGGGCGGCACACGGAGATCGACCTTGCGGACCTCGGCGCGTACGTCACCGAGCAGGGCAACCCCCGCAACCACAAACGCGTACGGCTGGTCGAGGTCCGGGCGCCTGTCCCGCGGCTGGAGTCCGGGCTCGTGCTCGTCGACACCCCCGGCGTCGGCAGCGTCGACCCCGAACACACCGCCGCCACCCGCTCCTTCCTGGACCGGGCCGACGGCCTGGTCTTCGCCTGCGATGCCCTCGACCCCCTCACCACCTACGAACTGGACTTCCTCGACGAGGCGCTCAAGGCCTGCGACGTCGTGATCGTCGCCGTCACCAAGACCGACAAGGTCCGTGACGCCTCCCCACTGGTCGACGACGCCCGCGAGAAGATCGCCGCGCGGACCGGCCGCCCGGCGGGCAGCCTGGTGGTGGTCCCCGTCTCCGCCTTCCGCAAGCTCACCTGGCTGCGGCACAGGCAGCGGGCAGCGGACGGGGAAGGTGGCCGCACCGACGACCGGCTGCTCGCCGCCTCCGGCTTCCCCGAGCTGGACCACGCCCTGTGGGGCGGACTGGCCACCGCCGCCGGAGCCGACCAGCTGCGCCGGGCCCTGGACGGACTCGCTGACGCGCTCGCCACGGCGGGCTCCCCGACGGCCAACGAACTCGCCGCGCTGGAGTCGGACGAGTCCCTGCGCCGCCTCCGCCACGACATCGCGGGAACGACCGCGCGGATCGAGCGGCTGACCGCGGGCGGCGCCGAGTGGCGCACCGAACTGCGCCAGCGCTTCGAGCTCGACAACCGCCGCACCCGCACCGGCCTTCAGGAAGCCTTCGACGCGGTGTCGCGCCGCTACCAGGAGGCGGTCGCCGGCGGCTGTGACCCCGGATCGGAGGAACTGGCCGGCGAGGTGGCCGCGGGCATGCTCCACGCGCTCACCGAGGCCCACGAGCGGCTGGCCACGGTCGCCGTGACACTGATGCGCGAGTTCGCCGAGCGCACCAGCCTGCGCCTCACCCCGCCCGAGGTGCCCCCGCCGCCCTTCACACCCGCCGTGACCGTCCCCACCGTGCCGCTCGGCGTCCGCCCCGCCCGCGCCTTCGATCTCCTGCGCAGCGGCTGGTCGACCGGCATGGCGGGACTCGGCGCCGGCGGGCTGGTGGGATTCGTCGAACCGGTCACCGGCTTCACCGTGGCCGCGTGCCTCGGCGTCACCGGAGTCGTCCAGGGCATCCGCAACCACCGTGAGGACCTGCGCGAACGCGCCGAACGGGAACGGGCCGCGCGCCTGCTCCACCTGGTCAGCCAGGAGATCGCCGCCAACCGGCGACACGCCACGGAGGCCTTTCGCCAGGCGTACGGGGACACCGCCCAGACGTTGACGCAGGAGCTGGGCGCGCAGCTCGCGGCCCAGCGCGAGTCGCTCGCCGAATCCGGCCGCAGGCTCCAGGAAGCCACCTCACGGACCGAGGAACAACTGGCCGGGCGGCGCGGCGAGCTTCTCGCCCGGCACCAGCGCCACCGCCTCATGCAGGGCGAACTCGACCGGCTGCGCTCCCGGATCGAGCAGTCGGCCACGCCACCGCCACGGCTACCGCCCCGCCCTCCCGCCCGGCAGCCGACGTGCCCGGCGGACCGACCCCGTGACACCGCCGACTCCCCGGACTCCTCCCCGGGCTCCCCGGATCTCTCCCCGGACCCGCATGGTCTCTTCGACCCCGGCCAGTTCGACGCGCCATGA
- a CDS encoding dynamin family protein, giving the protein MRPFPDAMGTHDHVFERIARAVDPTDPASAGLLALVGSARARMTAPMRVAMAGQIKRGKTTLVNALLGEEIADTGRLELTFNVCEFHHAERPRLLVHFKDGRPARELPPGALSRLTARDPAGARLLRAVRKVEVGRPSPLLRRFRLVDTPGLGSVHGTDAGNTLAFLGIDDPGQRADAAGALRRLGRDARSVHAESAAEMDRADAVVFAFSRGLGRADQQAVDSFAGAYGTVVSPLKAFGVLTRADQYWPPAGETGPDGLPVDPLAHDPMATARRIADSCRERPAARRVFHTVLPVAGLLGVAAQCMPSAAFEPLADLARTPPHRLAELMEDVNLFCVRDDLGLPVPAGVRAALVDRMGAWGVFLACGALRDGLGEDATRRLLLERSGVVALREQILRHFGNRAALIKLDHGQREIAEEVTRLRTAAQLADRPPPAVAGRVAGLLEDMRVTDAGPSELAALAAHYRGGLHLTAAEESQLLAVTGESGPSCAARLGLPAGTPVATLLRTARRHAAHWAARCCDPLLDRPTLAVARVVLRSYERVADLVARAEALLYGDCHERPGGVAGDETDGGSGR; this is encoded by the coding sequence ATGCGGCCGTTTCCCGATGCCATGGGCACGCACGACCATGTCTTCGAGCGGATCGCCCGGGCCGTCGATCCCACCGACCCGGCGTCCGCCGGCCTGCTGGCCCTCGTCGGCTCCGCGCGGGCCCGGATGACCGCACCGATGCGGGTGGCCATGGCGGGACAGATCAAACGCGGGAAGACCACATTGGTCAACGCGTTGCTCGGCGAGGAGATCGCCGACACCGGGCGACTGGAACTCACCTTCAATGTCTGCGAGTTCCACCACGCCGAGCGCCCTCGGCTGCTCGTCCACTTCAAGGACGGCAGGCCCGCCCGGGAGTTACCGCCCGGTGCGCTGTCGCGGCTGACCGCGCGCGATCCCGCGGGGGCACGGCTGCTGCGCGCCGTACGCAAGGTGGAGGTGGGCCGTCCCAGCCCGCTGTTGCGCCGCTTCCGGCTGGTGGACACCCCGGGCCTGGGCAGCGTGCACGGCACCGACGCCGGGAACACCCTGGCCTTCCTGGGCATCGACGACCCGGGGCAGCGGGCCGACGCCGCCGGAGCGCTGCGGCGGCTGGGGCGCGACGCCCGGTCGGTGCACGCCGAGAGCGCCGCCGAGATGGACCGCGCCGACGCCGTCGTCTTCGCCTTCAGCCGGGGCCTCGGCCGGGCCGACCAACAGGCCGTCGACTCCTTCGCCGGGGCGTACGGCACGGTGGTGAGCCCGCTGAAGGCCTTCGGCGTGCTCACCCGCGCCGACCAGTACTGGCCGCCCGCCGGCGAGACGGGCCCGGACGGACTGCCCGTCGACCCCCTGGCCCACGACCCCATGGCGACGGCCCGCCGCATCGCCGACTCCTGTCGTGAGCGGCCCGCAGCGCGCCGCGTGTTCCACACCGTGCTGCCCGTCGCGGGGCTGCTGGGAGTGGCGGCCCAGTGCATGCCGTCCGCCGCGTTCGAGCCGCTCGCGGACCTGGCGAGGACGCCACCGCACCGGCTCGCGGAGCTGATGGAGGACGTCAACCTCTTCTGCGTCCGTGACGACCTGGGACTGCCCGTACCCGCCGGGGTCCGGGCCGCGCTGGTGGACCGGATGGGCGCCTGGGGTGTCTTCCTCGCGTGCGGTGCCCTGCGCGACGGTCTGGGGGAGGACGCCACCCGCCGGCTGCTGCTGGAGCGCAGCGGCGTCGTCGCGCTGCGCGAACAGATCCTGCGGCACTTCGGCAACCGCGCCGCACTGATCAAGCTCGACCACGGCCAGCGGGAGATCGCCGAGGAGGTGACCCGGCTGCGCACGGCGGCGCAGCTCGCCGACCGGCCCCCGCCGGCCGTGGCGGGCCGGGTGGCCGGGCTGCTGGAGGACATGAGGGTCACCGACGCCGGCCCCTCCGAACTGGCCGCCCTGGCCGCCCACTACCGGGGCGGGCTGCACCTGACGGCGGCGGAGGAGTCCCAGCTGCTGGCGGTGACCGGGGAGTCGGGGCCGAGCTGCGCCGCCCGACTGGGCCTTCCGGCGGGTACCCCGGTGGCCACGCTGCTGCGGACGGCCCGCCGCCACGCCGCGCACTGGGCCGCGCGCTGCTGCGACCCGCTGCTCGACCGGCCCACGCTCGCCGTCGCCCGCGTGGTCCTGCGGTCGTACGAGCGGGTCGCGGACCTGGTCGCCCGGGCGGAGGCGCTGTTGTACGGGGACTGCCACGAACGGCCGGGCGGGGTGGCCGGGGACGAGACGGACGGAGGGAGCGGTCGGTGA
- a CDS encoding DinB family protein codes for MTTSSHNLTPLLPGERGELLHALSEQRELLLITVRGITDVQAAQRTTASDLTLGGIVKHITRGEQVWVQIMVKGDGELPEGMLDMEQYGMADDEALTGLLNQYAAAARTTEQAVAGLRDLDRSVPLPSTPWSPPETVYWSARRILLHLIRETAQHAGHADIIRESLDGASTTAQR; via the coding sequence ATGACCACTTCGTCGCACAACCTGACCCCACTTCTTCCAGGCGAGCGCGGTGAGCTTCTGCATGCACTCTCGGAGCAGCGGGAGTTGCTGCTGATCACGGTCCGCGGCATCACCGACGTGCAGGCCGCACAGCGCACGACCGCGAGCGACCTCACCCTGGGCGGAATCGTCAAGCACATCACCCGCGGCGAGCAGGTGTGGGTGCAGATCATGGTCAAGGGGGACGGCGAGCTGCCGGAGGGCATGCTGGACATGGAGCAGTACGGCATGGCCGACGACGAGGCGCTTACCGGGCTGCTGAATCAGTACGCAGCCGCGGCGCGCACGACCGAACAGGCTGTGGCCGGCCTACGGGACTTGGACCGGAGCGTGCCCCTTCCCAGCACCCCGTGGTCCCCGCCGGAGACGGTCTACTGGTCGGCGCGCCGGATCCTGCTGCACCTGATCAGAGAGACCGCCCAACATGCAGGGCACGCGGACATCATCCGGGAATCACTCGACGGAGCCAGCACCACCGCGCAACGGTGA
- a CDS encoding RNA polymerase sigma factor, with amino-acid sequence MHTPPSGEADRTGEAQFTLPSSFLDELNSLEGMQYQMPPDLEAFYDLYAKAHLRYAHTMLGDKKSAKAVVRRLYSHLALNWVVVLKEESPEAYAFALLKQRVETHLRLTGTAPQMVQTASFQQAARATLEAMRGQLQIMESSLGLFTAIASLPARQYDVIVLHYLLGYPSSRIADIMGIKPDTVRSHRRLARERIATKLGLSMTPAADEDKE; translated from the coding sequence ATGCACACCCCGCCATCCGGCGAAGCCGACCGAACTGGCGAAGCCCAGTTCACCCTGCCCAGCAGCTTCCTCGACGAGCTCAACTCACTCGAAGGCATGCAGTACCAGATGCCGCCGGACCTGGAAGCCTTCTACGACCTGTACGCCAAGGCGCACCTGCGCTACGCCCACACGATGCTCGGCGACAAGAAGTCCGCCAAGGCCGTAGTCCGCCGCCTCTACTCCCACCTGGCCCTGAACTGGGTGGTCGTACTCAAGGAGGAGAGCCCCGAGGCATACGCCTTCGCCCTGCTCAAGCAACGGGTCGAGACACACTTGCGGCTCACGGGCACCGCCCCGCAGATGGTGCAGACCGCCAGCTTCCAGCAGGCCGCCCGCGCCACGCTCGAAGCCATGCGCGGCCAACTCCAGATCATGGAATCCTCCCTCGGCCTCTTCACCGCCATAGCCTCGCTCCCCGCCCGCCAGTACGACGTCATCGTGCTGCACTACCTGCTGGGCTACCCCAGCTCCCGCATCGCCGACATCATGGGCATCAAGCCCGACACCGTCCGCTCCCACCGCCGCCTGGCCCGGGAACGCATCGCCACCAAGCTCGGCCTGTCCATGACCCCGGCTGCCGACGAAGACAAGGAGTAA
- a CDS encoding C39 family peptidase → MSWSAYEEGTSAYDGGAGAFDGEGFEPPLDPASGGELFDPADIMGTPDPMEWTDFLDPHDGAEIDHGDAPALTGVADLPNHNPAHSDPHAVVGDPGGAMGVWHQHTGEGGCAIGAQGMVLAYLTGERVSEEQLTAEAAARGWFDGAGTSPDALGNLLELHGVRVQHTEGASLAQLQEVLSRGDAAIVGLDADEIWAPGHDLADDTLGDLPGIPGQDANHAVWVTGFDHSDPAHPMVVLNDSGHPEGQGLMVPLDEFLAAWQDSGNLLVTAERPEA, encoded by the coding sequence GTGAGCTGGAGCGCGTACGAGGAGGGCACGAGTGCGTACGACGGGGGTGCGGGCGCGTTCGACGGGGAGGGGTTCGAGCCACCGCTGGACCCGGCGTCCGGCGGGGAGCTCTTCGACCCCGCCGACATCATGGGCACCCCGGACCCCATGGAGTGGACGGATTTCCTGGACCCGCACGACGGCGCGGAGATCGACCACGGTGACGCCCCGGCCCTCACGGGCGTCGCCGACCTGCCGAACCACAACCCCGCCCACAGCGACCCCCACGCCGTCGTCGGCGACCCGGGCGGCGCCATGGGCGTCTGGCACCAGCACACCGGCGAGGGCGGCTGCGCGATCGGCGCCCAGGGCATGGTCCTCGCATACCTCACCGGGGAGCGGGTCAGCGAGGAGCAGCTCACGGCGGAGGCCGCGGCCAGGGGGTGGTTCGACGGCGCGGGCACCTCGCCGGACGCGCTGGGGAACCTGCTGGAGCTGCACGGGGTCCGGGTGCAGCACACCGAGGGCGCGTCCCTGGCCCAGCTCCAGGAGGTACTGAGCCGTGGCGACGCCGCCATCGTCGGCCTCGACGCGGACGAGATCTGGGCCCCGGGCCACGATCTGGCCGACGACACCCTCGGCGACCTGCCGGGCATCCCCGGCCAGGACGCCAACCACGCGGTCTGGGTCACCGGGTTCGACCACAGCGACCCCGCACATCCGATGGTGGTGCTCAACGACTCCGGACACCCCGAGGGGCAGGGCCTGATGGTCCCGCTGGACGAGTTCCTGGCCGCCTGGCAGGACTCCGGCAACCTCCTGGTCACCGCCGAGCGCCCGGAGGCATGA
- a CDS encoding vWA domain-containing protein: MPSHDLPTQDMPASFNDIEIENNNAQRLPLLLLLDTSSSMTGEPIRLLNEALATWGDEIRDDPALCNSVEIALVTFGGAGIGIWQGPHELAPGAQVSPFVPAQLFQPPRLAACGVTLLTEAVETAIPLVAKRKTELRRKGLQYYRPQVCLVTDGLPTDTAGRVTSAWRRLIPVLAAEQQAKRFRFYAFGIGGISEYGQQVLRELAPTYHATLHGFPFKDLLQTMSASAGAEQRGAEEETFEQLFARFKTQRSAWDD; the protein is encoded by the coding sequence GTGCCGTCGCATGACCTGCCCACGCAGGACATGCCCGCGTCCTTCAACGACATCGAGATAGAGAACAACAACGCCCAGCGGCTGCCGCTGCTGCTCCTCCTCGACACCTCCAGCTCCATGACCGGTGAGCCCATCCGGCTGCTCAACGAGGCGCTGGCCACCTGGGGAGACGAGATCAGGGACGATCCGGCGCTGTGCAACAGCGTGGAGATCGCCCTGGTGACCTTCGGCGGCGCGGGCATCGGCATCTGGCAGGGGCCGCACGAACTGGCCCCGGGGGCCCAGGTCAGCCCGTTCGTCCCCGCCCAGCTGTTCCAGCCGCCGCGCCTCGCCGCCTGCGGGGTCACCCTGCTGACCGAGGCGGTGGAGACGGCGATACCCCTGGTGGCGAAGCGCAAGACGGAGCTGAGGCGCAAGGGCCTGCAGTACTACCGTCCGCAGGTCTGTCTGGTGACGGACGGGCTGCCGACCGACACGGCGGGCCGGGTCACCTCGGCATGGCGGCGGCTGATCCCGGTCCTCGCCGCGGAACAGCAGGCGAAGAGGTTCCGCTTCTACGCCTTCGGTATCGGCGGCATCAGCGAGTACGGGCAGCAGGTGCTGCGCGAGCTGGCCCCCACCTACCACGCCACGCTGCACGGGTTCCCGTTCAAGGACCTGCTCCAGACCATGTCGGCCAGCGCCGGCGCGGAGCAGAGGGGCGCGGAGGAGGAGACGTTCGAGCAGCTCTTCGCCCGCTTCAAGACACAGCGTTCCGCGTGGGACGACTGA